In Mariluticola halotolerans, one DNA window encodes the following:
- a CDS encoding glutamate--cysteine ligase codes for MATDNGDSPLLGSRADLIEALSRGCKPKSEWRIGTEHEKFSFYRETLKPVPYAGDKGIRALLEGMMQSGAWEAVHDDGKLIGLKSSDGGGAISLEPGGQFELSGAPLANVHETCTETNDHLRQLRAVADPLGIGFLGLGVTPTWSLAEIPQMPKSRYAIMAPYMEKVGTLGTSMMFRSCTVQANLDFGSEADMVKKLRVSLALQPVVTALFANSPFLDGKPNGYLSFRSQIWRDTDADRTGMLPFAFEDGMSFERYVDYALDVPMYFIRRNGNYINTAGESFRAFIDGKLPQLPGETPTHADWEDHISTIFPEVRLKQFLEMRGADGGPWQEICALPALWAGLLYDQSALDAAWDMVKDWTKEERQTLRDAVPVTALKTAFRDRNVHDLAREMVDIAHAGLKARNKLNWEGADETLFLTPLQNTLKLGKTRADRLLDLYHGAWAGDIDRVYSDAAF; via the coding sequence ATGGCCACCGATAATGGTGATTCCCCGCTACTGGGTTCACGCGCTGATCTGATTGAAGCGCTGTCCCGGGGCTGCAAGCCGAAATCCGAGTGGCGCATTGGCACCGAGCACGAGAAGTTTTCTTTTTATCGCGAAACGTTGAAGCCTGTCCCCTATGCGGGCGACAAAGGCATTCGCGCCCTGCTCGAAGGCATGATGCAAAGCGGTGCGTGGGAGGCGGTCCATGATGACGGCAAGCTGATCGGCCTGAAATCAAGCGATGGCGGCGGCGCGATTTCACTGGAGCCGGGCGGGCAGTTCGAGTTGTCGGGCGCGCCACTGGCAAATGTGCATGAAACCTGCACCGAGACCAACGACCACCTGCGCCAGTTGCGCGCTGTGGCCGATCCGCTCGGTATCGGCTTTCTCGGTCTGGGTGTCACCCCGACCTGGAGCCTGGCGGAAATCCCGCAAATGCCCAAAAGCCGCTATGCGATCATGGCCCCCTATATGGAAAAGGTGGGCACTCTGGGCACCTCGATGATGTTCCGCTCCTGCACTGTGCAGGCCAATCTCGATTTTGGCTCCGAAGCCGACATGGTCAAAAAGCTGCGTGTCAGCCTCGCCCTGCAGCCGGTCGTGACCGCATTGTTTGCCAATTCACCCTTCCTTGATGGCAAACCCAATGGCTATTTGTCATTCCGTTCGCAAATCTGGCGCGATACCGATGCAGATCGTACCGGCATGCTGCCTTTTGCCTTCGAGGATGGCATGAGCTTCGAGCGCTATGTGGATTATGCGCTCGATGTGCCGATGTATTTCATCCGTCGCAATGGCAATTATATCAATACCGCTGGCGAAAGCTTCCGGGCCTTCATCGATGGCAAGTTGCCGCAATTGCCGGGCGAAACACCAACCCATGCCGATTGGGAAGACCACATTTCAACGATTTTCCCCGAAGTGCGGCTGAAGCAGTTTCTTGAAATGCGCGGGGCCGATGGTGGCCCATGGCAGGAAATTTGTGCCCTGCCGGCGCTTTGGGCCGGTTTGCTTTATGATCAATCCGCGCTCGATGCGGCCTGGGACATGGTCAAGGATTGGACCAAGGAAGAACGCCAGACCCTGCGCGATGCCGTGCCGGTCACCGCACTGAAAACCGCATTCCGCGATCGCAATGTCCACGATCTGGCCCGTGAAATGGTCGACATCGCCCATGCCGGGCTGAAGGCGCGCAACAAGCTGAACTGGGAAGGGGCTGACGAAACCCTGTTCCTCACCCCGCTGCAAAATACATTGAAGCTGGGCAAGACACGCGCCGACCGCCTGCTCGATCTTTATCACGGGGCCTGGGCCGGCGATATCGACAGGGTTTATAGCGACGCCGCATTCTGA
- a CDS encoding LysR family transcriptional regulator, protein MATPLDLDQLQTFCAIADCGSFTEAARRLYKTQSAVSMQIKRLEERLDQPLLLREGRTVSLTPEGDALYARARRMLRVNAEIIDMFSEGDLAGNIRFGIPDDYAVRLLPIVLSSFQRTHPKIVVDVKCMSSEDLLDGMRTGRFDLIVFSQGTMHEFGELFRTEKMFWVSSHGGLALGSDPLPLASGSQSCYWRANAVDALNRIGKDYRIAYTSSNATAISSAVLADLAVGFLPESALQPGMRVVDDSYGLPRLNDAQIALMRASHAYGGIYDALATHIVGSMGNLEGHQTNLSDAAE, encoded by the coding sequence ATGGCTACGCCGCTTGACCTCGACCAGTTGCAAACCTTCTGCGCCATCGCTGATTGCGGCAGCTTCACCGAAGCGGCGCGGCGTCTTTACAAAACCCAGTCGGCGGTCTCCATGCAGATAAAACGGCTGGAAGAGCGGCTCGATCAGCCCTTGCTGCTGCGTGAAGGCCGCACCGTGTCCCTGACACCGGAAGGGGATGCGCTTTATGCGCGGGCGCGGCGCATGCTGCGGGTCAATGCCGAGATTATCGACATGTTCTCGGAAGGCGATCTTGCGGGTAATATCCGGTTTGGCATTCCTGATGACTATGCTGTTCGTTTGTTGCCGATCGTTCTTTCCAGTTTTCAGCGCACGCATCCCAAAATCGTTGTCGATGTGAAATGCATGTCTTCAGAGGATCTGCTCGATGGCATGCGCACCGGTCGGTTTGACCTGATCGTTTTCTCCCAGGGCACGATGCATGAGTTCGGCGAATTGTTCCGCACCGAGAAAATGTTCTGGGTCAGCTCACATGGCGGGCTGGCGCTGGGGTCGGATCCTCTGCCCCTCGCCTCGGGTTCGCAAAGCTGTTACTGGCGCGCCAATGCTGTCGATGCGCTGAACCGGATCGGCAAGGATTATCGCATCGCTTACACCTCATCGAATGCGACGGCCATTTCAAGTGCGGTGCTGGCCGATCTGGCAGTCGGGTTTTTGCCCGAGAGCGCGCTACAGCCCGGCATGCGGGTGGTTGACGATTCGTATGGCCTGCCCCGGCTCAATGACGCACAGATTGCGCTGATGCGCGCCAGCCATGCCTATGGCGGCATTTATGACGCGCTGGCCACGCATATCGTTGGCAGTATGGGCAATCTCGAGGGGCATCAGACAAACCTGTCGGACGCGGCTGAATAG
- a CDS encoding DUF1127 domain-containing protein, which produces MAYLLASERSTIAAAPFTPFHAVVTWLRTDAELRARRKAMKALLQMDEDRLLDLGLTRQDIVDSLHGGPSLSARRAERARAGTLSR; this is translated from the coding sequence ATGGCCTACTTGCTTGCAAGCGAGCGGTCTACAATTGCCGCTGCACCGTTCACCCCATTCCACGCCGTCGTGACCTGGTTGCGCACGGACGCCGAATTGCGTGCCCGGCGTAAGGCAATGAAGGCGCTTCTCCAGATGGACGAGGACCGGTTACTGGACCTTGGCCTGACCCGTCAGGACATTGTGGATTCGCTCCACGGTGGTCCCTCCCTCTCTGCCCGCCGCGCCGAACGTGCACGTGCTGGCACCTTGTCCCGCTAA
- a CDS encoding heme o synthase — translation MAYIDDSQNISTHAREARVEDYLALLKPRVMSLVVFTALVGMVVAPVGVHPFVGLIAIFCIAVGAGASGALNMWYEADIDAVMSRTANRPIPGGRMVRDDALVFGIVLAAFSVGLLGLATNWVAAGLLAFTIFFYAVIYTVWLKRATPQNIVIGGAAGAFPPMVGWAAMTGQISLDAMALFLIIFLWTPPHFWALALYKKSDYAAAGIPMMPNVAGERSTQNQIVVYSVLLTLVAFTPVLTGLVGWFYAVPATILGLGFSVLAVRLRMAEGAEMRRRARTLFVYSLYYLFILFLALLADVGIIRWFGAV, via the coding sequence TTGGCCTATATTGACGACAGCCAGAACATTTCGACCCACGCAAGGGAAGCGCGCGTAGAGGATTATCTCGCGCTTCTCAAGCCGCGTGTGATGTCGCTTGTGGTGTTCACGGCCCTCGTTGGTATGGTCGTGGCGCCTGTGGGCGTGCATCCTTTTGTCGGCCTCATCGCCATTTTCTGCATCGCGGTCGGGGCAGGGGCCTCGGGTGCGCTGAACATGTGGTATGAGGCCGATATCGATGCCGTGATGAGCCGTACGGCCAACCGGCCTATTCCCGGTGGCCGCATGGTGCGGGACGATGCCCTGGTTTTCGGTATTGTGCTTGCAGCTTTCTCTGTCGGTCTTTTGGGGCTGGCAACCAATTGGGTGGCGGCCGGTCTTCTGGCCTTCACCATCTTCTTTTACGCGGTCATTTACACGGTCTGGCTGAAGCGCGCGACGCCGCAGAATATCGTCATCGGCGGCGCAGCCGGTGCGTTCCCGCCAATGGTGGGCTGGGCGGCAATGACCGGCCAGATATCGCTTGATGCCATGGCCCTGTTCCTGATTATCTTTTTGTGGACACCACCCCATTTCTGGGCGCTGGCGCTCTACAAAAAATCAGATTATGCCGCCGCCGGCATTCCCATGATGCCCAATGTGGCCGGCGAACGTTCGACGCAGAACCAGATCGTCGTCTATTCCGTGCTGCTGACGCTGGTGGCCTTCACGCCTGTACTGACCGGACTTGTCGGCTGGTTCTATGCGGTCCCCGCAACAATTCTGGGTTTGGGCTTTTCAGTGCTCGCTGTGCGGTTGCGCATGGCCGAGGGGGCAGAGATGCGCCGCCGCGCGCGCACGCTGTTTGTCTACTCCCTCTATTATCTGTTCATCCTGTTTCTGGCGCTGCTGGCTGACGTCGGCATCATCAGATGGTTTGGAGCTGTCTAA
- a CDS encoding cytochrome c oxidase assembly protein, translating to MSQMDTTLEPATRSNLRTAGVLALLVLGMIGMAYAAVPLYSIFCQVTGYGGTTQRAEANLKGVIGREMVTRFDATVSSGLPIRVTPAKPISGAIGTPETIEFTATNLTARPLMTTASFNVTPQKAGVYFNKIECFCFTEQVLAPGETVKMPVTFFVDPDIDADKDLDTVHEITLSYTFYASDNGGS from the coding sequence ATGAGCCAGATGGACACAACGCTCGAACCCGCGACAAGAAGTAACCTGAGAACGGCCGGTGTGCTGGCGCTGCTGGTTTTGGGCATGATCGGCATGGCCTATGCGGCAGTGCCCCTCTATTCGATATTCTGTCAGGTCACCGGCTATGGTGGCACGACCCAGCGCGCAGAGGCCAATCTCAAAGGCGTCATCGGCCGCGAAATGGTAACGCGTTTCGACGCGACCGTTTCCAGCGGTCTGCCCATCCGCGTTACACCCGCCAAACCGATCTCCGGTGCGATTGGCACGCCCGAAACCATCGAATTCACCGCGACCAATCTGACTGCGCGGCCCTTGATGACGACGGCAAGCTTCAATGTGACCCCGCAAAAGGCGGGCGTCTATTTCAACAAGATCGAGTGTTTCTGTTTCACCGAACAGGTGCTTGCACCGGGCGAAACAGTAAAAATGCCGGTCACGTTCTTCGTGGACCCGGATATTGATGCTGACAAGGATCTCGACACAGTGCATGAGATTACCTTGAGTTACACCTTCTATGCTTCAGACAATGGGGGAAGCTGA
- the coxB gene encoding cytochrome c oxidase subunit II, translating into MTGLFFRLFKITLLALTALVPTAALAQDVTAPVPGAIGFQESVTPIMDSIIAFHNGVLMWTITAIVLLVLALLLIIIVRFNRRANPVPAKFTHNTLVEIVWTVAPILVLIVIAIPSFGVLTDQLTVPDGERKYLGSNIFSWGEVEVPAATLTVKATGYQWYWGYEYSDQDEVGFDSILLSEQDRADQKPNQPRLLAVDNELVVPVDTTVRVHVTAADVIHAFAMPSFGIKIDAVPGRLNETWFNARKTGLYYGQCSELCGKDHAYMPIAIRVVTKEEFATWMDALRAGDVSDANLTLAAIN; encoded by the coding sequence GTGACCGGATTGTTTTTCCGTCTCTTTAAAATCACGCTTTTAGCACTCACGGCGCTCGTGCCGACTGCCGCATTGGCACAAGACGTTACCGCGCCCGTACCCGGCGCGATCGGCTTTCAGGAATCCGTGACACCGATCATGGACTCCATCATCGCCTTTCATAACGGTGTTTTGATGTGGACCATCACAGCCATCGTTCTGCTGGTGCTGGCATTGTTGCTGATCATCATTGTGCGCTTCAATCGGCGCGCCAACCCGGTGCCGGCAAAATTCACCCACAACACGCTGGTTGAAATCGTCTGGACCGTTGCACCGATCCTGGTACTCATCGTGATCGCGATCCCGTCTTTCGGCGTGCTGACCGATCAGCTGACTGTGCCGGACGGGGAGCGCAAATATCTCGGCTCCAACATCTTCTCCTGGGGTGAAGTGGAAGTGCCCGCCGCCACGTTGACCGTCAAGGCAACCGGCTATCAGTGGTACTGGGGCTATGAATATTCCGATCAGGACGAAGTCGGGTTCGATTCCATTTTGCTGTCGGAGCAGGATCGCGCCGACCAGAAGCCCAATCAGCCTCGTTTGCTGGCCGTGGATAACGAGCTTGTGGTGCCTGTGGATACAACAGTGCGCGTCCATGTGACCGCTGCTGACGTTATTCACGCGTTCGCCATGCCGTCATTCGGTATCAAGATCGATGCGGTGCCGGGCCGTCTCAATGAGACATGGTTCAACGCACGCAAGACCGGTCTTTATTACGGTCAGTGTTCCGAACTTTGCGGCAAGGATCATGCCTATATGCCCATCGCCATTCGCGTGGTCACCAAGGAAGAGTTCGCCACATGGATGGATGCGTTGCGCGCAGGCGATGTGTCTGATGCCAACCTGACACTGGCTGCAATCAACTAA
- a CDS encoding 16S rRNA (uracil(1498)-N(3))-methyltransferase: protein MKRLYVEHPLQAGAQIPLDRDQSNYLLNVLRSRAGDQTIVFNGRDGAWLAEIVPEGRKAALLFLIEQSAEQTPPNDLWYGFAPLKSARLDYMIQKATEMGAGIIQPVMTRYTQVSHLKLERMRANAIEAAEQCEVLNVPEIPEQTSLGQLLATWSEIHGDRKLIVADEEEAAGSPIAALNALEGQRLGLLIGPEGGFAEEERALLRDQAFTVPVSLGPRILRADTAAVAALAVIQSTIGDWR, encoded by the coding sequence TTGAAGCGATTATACGTAGAACACCCCCTGCAGGCGGGCGCGCAAATTCCGCTGGATCGCGACCAGAGCAATTATCTGCTCAATGTCTTGCGCAGCCGGGCAGGGGACCAAACGATTGTGTTCAACGGGCGCGATGGGGCCTGGCTGGCCGAGATTGTGCCCGAGGGCCGGAAAGCCGCCTTGCTGTTCCTGATCGAACAAAGCGCCGAACAAACCCCGCCCAACGATCTCTGGTACGGTTTTGCGCCGCTCAAATCCGCCCGGCTCGATTACATGATTCAAAAGGCGACCGAAATGGGCGCCGGGATCATCCAGCCGGTCATGACCCGGTACACGCAAGTCAGCCATCTCAAGCTGGAGCGCATGCGCGCCAATGCCATTGAGGCCGCAGAACAGTGCGAAGTGCTCAACGTGCCCGAAATCCCCGAACAGACCAGTCTCGGGCAATTGCTGGCTACCTGGAGCGAAATTCATGGCGACCGCAAGCTCATCGTCGCCGATGAAGAAGAGGCTGCCGGGTCGCCGATAGCAGCTTTGAACGCGCTTGAGGGGCAGCGTCTCGGTCTGCTGATCGGGCCAGAGGGTGGCTTTGCCGAGGAAGAGCGCGCATTATTGCGTGATCAGGCCTTCACCGTCCCGGTTTCGCTGGGGCCGCGTATTCTGCGGGCCGATACGGCTGCAGTGGCCGCACTGGCGGTAATTCAATCAACCATCGGTGATTGGCGATAA
- a CDS encoding invasion associated locus B family protein — protein sequence MRCAAVIAFALSAQISFAPAAFAQGIVKEQHGDWQISCDTPPGASFEQCAIIQNVTAEDQPNVGLSVIVLKTADRQARLLRVLAPLGVLLPNGLGLNIDGTDMGRVAFVRCLPNGCVAEVIMDDALLETLSSGSSAIFVVFRTPEEGIGIPVSLNGFKAGFDALP from the coding sequence ATTCGTTGTGCCGCCGTCATCGCTTTCGCGCTGTCGGCACAGATATCATTTGCACCCGCAGCTTTTGCTCAGGGCATCGTCAAGGAACAGCACGGTGACTGGCAGATCAGCTGCGATACGCCGCCAGGCGCCAGTTTTGAGCAATGCGCGATTATCCAGAACGTGACGGCTGAAGATCAGCCAAATGTCGGGCTTTCCGTCATCGTGCTGAAAACAGCGGACCGGCAGGCCCGCCTGCTGCGTGTGCTGGCCCCGCTCGGGGTTTTGCTGCCCAACGGGCTTGGCCTCAACATTGACGGCACCGATATGGGGCGGGTTGCCTTTGTGCGCTGCCTGCCCAATGGCTGCGTTGCCGAAGTGATCATGGATGATGCGCTGCTGGAGACGCTGTCGAGCGGGTCATCGGCTATATTTGTGGTGTTCCGGACCCCTGAAGAGGGAATCGGCATTCCGGTATCGCTGAACGGCTTCAAGGCCGGGTTTGACGCACTGCCCTGA
- the ctaD gene encoding cytochrome c oxidase subunit I — translation MADAKAAQHDDAHGHPTGWRRYVYSTNHKDIGTMYLIFAIMAGIIGGALSGFMRWELAEPGIQIFHGLAQMVYGFEGDAAIDGGKHMYNVFTTAHGLIMIFFMVMPAMIGGYANWFVPIMIGAPDMAFPRLNNISFWLLPPAFILLLISLFVEGPPGAYGTGGGWTMYPPFATTGQPGPAVDFAILSLHIAGASSILGAINFITTIFNMRAPGMTLHKMPLFPWSVLVTAFLLLLSLPVLAGGITMLLTDRNFGSTFFAPEGGGDPILFQHLFWFFGHPEVYILILPGFGIISHIVATFSKKPVFGYLAMVYAMVAIGVVGFVVWAHHMYTTGLSLDVQRYFVAATMVIAVPTGIKIFSWIATMWGGSITFRTPMLWAIGFIFLFTLGGVTGVVLANAGADRALHDTYYVVAHFHYVLSLGAVFAIFAAWYYWYPKMFGNMYNETLANIHFWLTFVGVNLVFFPQHFLGLAGMPRRYIDYPDAFELWNQVSSFGYVVTAIGVVVFIITVIEAQMKKRKAADNPWGEGATTLEWTLSSPPPFHQFEMLPRITTSAH, via the coding sequence ATGGCTGATGCAAAGGCTGCTCAACACGACGATGCTCACGGTCATCCGACCGGCTGGCGTCGTTACGTATATTCCACCAATCACAAGGACATCGGCACGATGTACCTGATCTTCGCCATTATGGCGGGGATTATTGGTGGCGCGCTTTCCGGCTTCATGCGCTGGGAACTGGCTGAGCCTGGCATCCAGATCTTCCACGGTCTGGCGCAGATGGTTTACGGTTTTGAAGGTGACGCAGCCATTGATGGCGGCAAGCACATGTACAATGTGTTCACCACCGCGCACGGCCTGATCATGATCTTCTTCATGGTCATGCCGGCCATGATCGGCGGCTATGCCAACTGGTTCGTGCCCATCATGATTGGTGCGCCCGACATGGCATTCCCGCGCCTCAACAATATCTCGTTCTGGCTGTTGCCGCCCGCTTTCATTCTTCTGCTGATCTCGCTGTTTGTTGAAGGCCCTCCGGGCGCATACGGCACCGGCGGCGGCTGGACCATGTATCCGCCTTTCGCCACGACCGGGCAGCCCGGACCGGCGGTGGATTTTGCGATTCTCTCCCTGCATATCGCCGGTGCGTCCTCAATCCTTGGTGCGATCAACTTCATCACCACGATCTTCAACATGCGTGCGCCGGGCATGACCCTGCACAAGATGCCGTTGTTCCCGTGGTCGGTTCTGGTCACGGCCTTCCTGCTGCTGCTGTCCCTGCCGGTTCTGGCTGGTGGCATCACCATGCTGCTGACGGACCGTAATTTCGGCAGCACGTTCTTCGCCCCTGAAGGCGGCGGCGACCCGATCCTGTTCCAGCACCTGTTCTGGTTCTTCGGTCACCCGGAAGTTTATATTCTCATCCTGCCGGGCTTTGGCATCATCTCCCACATTGTGGCCACCTTCTCCAAAAAGCCGGTTTTCGGGTACCTGGCGATGGTCTACGCAATGGTCGCGATTGGTGTTGTCGGCTTTGTCGTGTGGGCACACCACATGTACACCACCGGCCTCAGCCTTGATGTGCAGCGCTATTTCGTTGCCGCCACGATGGTGATCGCCGTGCCAACAGGCATCAAGATCTTCTCATGGATTGCCACGATGTGGGGCGGCTCGATCACCTTCCGCACCCCGATGCTCTGGGCCATTGGCTTCATCTTCCTGTTCACCCTTGGTGGTGTGACCGGTGTGGTGCTGGCCAATGCCGGTGCAGACCGTGCGCTGCATGACACCTATTATGTGGTTGCGCATTTCCACTATGTGCTCTCGCTGGGTGCTGTGTTCGCCATCTTTGCGGCCTGGTACTACTGGTACCCGAAAATGTTCGGCAACATGTACAATGAGACCCTTGCCAACATCCATTTCTGGCTGACCTTTGTGGGCGTGAACCTTGTGTTCTTCCCGCAGCATTTCCTTGGTCTTGCCGGCATGCCGCGTCGTTATATCGACTACCCGGATGCGTTCGAGCTCTGGAACCAGGTCTCTTCCTTCGGTTATGTCGTGACGGCAATCGGCGTGGTGGTCTTCATCATCACGGTGATCGAGGCGCAGATGAAAAAGCGCAAGGCTGCTGACAATCCCTGGGGCGAAGGGGCAACCACGCTCGAATGGACCCTGTCCTCCCCGCCGCCGTTCCACCAGTTTGAAATGCTGCCGCGGATCACGACCTCCGCTCACTAA
- a CDS encoding cytochrome c oxidase subunit 3, which translates to MAAHAKNHDYHLVNPSPWPALGGLAAFIIAVGGILWMRDVTPWVFWAGLIAVLYTMYAWWADVIREANAGDHTPVVQIHHRYGMILFIVSEIMFFVAWFWAYFDGFFRVDDIEQFARVAATGGVWPPVGIEVFDPWHLPIFNTLILLTSGTTITWAHHALLHDDREGLKWGLILTVALGALFTVVQAIEYASAGFSFSGNIYGATFFMATGFHGFHVLVGTIFLIVCLLRALAGQFDAKNHLGFEFAAWYWHFVDVVWLFLFASIYVWGSWGVVITH; encoded by the coding sequence ATGGCGGCCCATGCCAAAAACCATGACTACCATCTTGTAAATCCGAGCCCGTGGCCCGCCCTTGGCGGTCTTGCGGCGTTCATCATCGCAGTCGGCGGCATCCTGTGGATGCGCGATGTCACCCCTTGGGTGTTCTGGGCAGGCCTGATTGCTGTGCTCTACACCATGTATGCATGGTGGGCCGACGTCATCCGCGAAGCCAATGCTGGTGATCACACCCCCGTGGTGCAGATCCATCATCGCTATGGCATGATCCTGTTCATTGTCTCGGAGATCATGTTCTTCGTGGCCTGGTTCTGGGCCTATTTCGACGGCTTCTTCCGGGTTGACGATATCGAGCAGTTTGCCCGCGTAGCCGCCACTGGCGGTGTCTGGCCACCCGTTGGCATCGAGGTGTTCGATCCCTGGCATTTGCCGATCTTCAACACATTGATCCTTCTCACCTCGGGCACAACCATCACCTGGGCACACCATGCCCTTTTGCATGATGATCGCGAGGGCCTGAAATGGGGTCTGATCCTCACCGTGGCACTCGGGGCGCTGTTCACTGTTGTCCAGGCCATCGAATATGCCTCGGCCGGGTTCAGCTTCTCAGGCAATATCTATGGCGCGACCTTCTTCATGGCGACCGGTTTCCACGGCTTCCATGTGCTCGTCGGTACCATCTTCCTTATTGTCTGCCTGCTGCGGGCGCTGGCCGGCCAGTTTGATGCCAAGAACCATCTCGGCTTTGAATTCGCTGCCTGGTACTGGCACTTCGTCGATGTGGTCTGGCTGTTCCTGTTCGCCAGCATCTATGTCTGGGGAAGCTGGGGCGTTGTGATTACCCACTAA
- a CDS encoding DUF6101 family protein, whose protein sequence is MQSSSGVVLFGAARAQRGQFSAANDNENKPPVMTVTVRRKLEKSGVAIKIKVPVSEYFGVAVSTSITDEGVLSSAIELVHEDKDLNYRVFQEIGNSDVVAEWQNWGRKLRLPLYIKSGDGNLMPYSQQVDGVVVGNETSRRQTVNQSNRRPRFLNRRKPGSETA, encoded by the coding sequence ATGCAAAGTTCATCCGGCGTAGTTTTGTTCGGGGCGGCACGCGCGCAGCGCGGGCAGTTTTCCGCTGCAAATGACAATGAAAACAAACCACCGGTAATGACCGTGACGGTGCGCAGAAAGCTTGAGAAAAGCGGTGTCGCCATCAAGATCAAGGTGCCGGTGAGTGAATATTTCGGCGTCGCCGTCTCTACCAGCATCACCGATGAGGGTGTGCTCTCGAGTGCCATCGAACTGGTGCACGAGGACAAGGACCTGAACTATCGCGTATTTCAGGAAATCGGCAATTCAGACGTTGTCGCGGAATGGCAGAACTGGGGCCGCAAGCTCCGCCTGCCGCTCTATATCAAATCCGGCGATGGCAACCTGATGCCCTATAGCCAGCAGGTTGATGGCGTTGTCGTTGGTAACGAGACCAGCCGCCGCCAGACGGTCAACCAATCCAATCGCCGTCCGCGTTTTCTGAACCGGCGCAAGCCCGGCAGCGAAACCGCCTGA
- a CDS encoding DUF1127 domain-containing protein: MSLFSFFSRRAGLQSLSALDDRMLNDLGLSRSDLADAGRMGAGATSLLAERRNQRASSWMR; encoded by the coding sequence ATGTCTCTGTTTTCGTTTTTCTCGCGCCGCGCCGGTCTTCAGTCTCTTTCAGCTCTCGACGACCGGATGCTGAATGATCTCGGCCTCAGCCGCAGCGATCTGGCTGATGCCGGCCGCATGGGGGCAGGTGCCACATCCCTGCTCGCCGAGCGTCGCAACCAGCGCGCCAGCTCCTGGATGCGCTAA
- the ubiA gene encoding 4-hydroxybenzoate octaprenyltransferase, with product MQTEDRNPGSVADAVRGNWVDRFAPDWAKPYLRLARLDRPIGFQLLFWPCAYSVGLAAVARPNTAFNWLSILLFLIGAIAMRGAGCTFNDIVDRDIDDKVARTRLRPIPSGQVSTKQAIAFLVLQALVGLAVLVQFNTFTIWLGVASLALVAIYPFMKRVTYWPQFFLGLAFSYGALMGWASEFGALFQPPILLYLGCICWVIGYDTIYALQDVEDDALIGVKSTARLFGENTRAMVAVFYAAGFALWVWAGLSASAGTAFLVAMVLPAAILIWQVATLDPKDGDNCLKRFKANHYTGLAFTLALWLAWKF from the coding sequence ATGCAAACTGAAGATCGCAATCCCGGCAGCGTTGCCGATGCAGTGCGCGGCAACTGGGTGGACCGGTTCGCGCCGGATTGGGCGAAACCCTATTTGCGCCTTGCGCGGCTTGATCGCCCGATCGGGTTTCAGCTTTTGTTCTGGCCTTGCGCCTATTCGGTGGGGCTTGCGGCTGTTGCCCGGCCCAACACGGCCTTTAACTGGCTTTCGATTCTGCTGTTCCTGATCGGGGCCATCGCCATGCGGGGTGCGGGCTGCACCTTTAACGACATTGTTGACCGGGACATTGACGACAAGGTTGCGCGCACCCGGTTGCGGCCCATCCCCAGCGGGCAGGTATCCACCAAACAGGCCATTGCCTTTCTGGTGCTGCAGGCGCTCGTCGGGCTGGCGGTGCTGGTGCAGTTCAACACATTCACAATCTGGCTGGGCGTTGCCTCTTTGGCGCTGGTGGCCATTTATCCGTTCATGAAACGGGTGACCTACTGGCCGCAATTCTTTTTGGGTCTCGCCTTCTCTTATGGCGCGCTGATGGGCTGGGCTTCGGAATTCGGGGCGCTGTTTCAGCCGCCCATTCTGCTTTATCTCGGCTGCATCTGCTGGGTGATCGGCTATGACACAATTTATGCGCTGCAGGATGTGGAAGACGATGCGCTGATCGGCGTCAAATCCACTGCGCGCCTGTTTGGCGAGAATACGCGGGCCATGGTGGCTGTGTTTTATGCCGCTGGATTTGCCCTTTGGGTCTGGGCCGGCCTGTCGGCGAGCGCCGGCACGGCATTTCTTGTGGCCATGGTTTTGCCGGCCGCCATTCTGATCTGGCAGGTGGCAACGCTTGACCCCAAGGATGGTGACAACTGCCTGAAACGGTTCAAGGCCAACCACTATACGGGGCTGGCCTTCACCTTGGCATTATGGCTCGCCTGGAAGTTTTAA